Proteins from one Deltaproteobacteria bacterium genomic window:
- a CDS encoding MopE-related protein, whose translation MRRLLSIVFLASLLSSAGCLFSGTEDFACSSSDTACPNGQICDVTLGRCVPAGGSDGGGCVPTAGDCNGEDDDCDGATDEADELTGAPECSRTQGVCSGAVKRCEAGGWVDCDAAGYEPFETLCDGEDNDCDGSIDLGPGGAPLRQACGTTGGVCKTGTEECLGGLWGACSGVEPSDELCDGLDNDCDGQTDVGVDPIGCFFNLGVCAGAQVACNQGVFGSCMEAYGVDYQPVETLCDGKDNDCDGLTDEDADGNPLTRLCANQKGVCAGSITACSGGGYPTCDASNFTANSSDYDATGDATCDGLNNDCDDLTDEDYVPTTGCHALGTDGVCADAVSVCAGGVVTCPDPLNFEADETSCDGLNNDCDTETDENCGCTVGDPDQACGSDEGECVAGTQACVAGTWGTCSGTGPAAEACDGLDNDCDTLTDETFEIGNPCTVGVGACANTGVWQCVAGDPTARECTAVEGTGSSETCDGTDEDCDGATDEDQNGDALVTACPYPDGVCAGSTTTCAGGAFPDCIYPGTYQTVEQTCDGLDNDCDGLTDTQDALVEPCDNQNGVCLGSTKACGGAGGWLTCGESRFSANSSDYEHVSELSCDGLDNDCDGLTDEKSDSTPLTQACAQTQGVCAAAYRQCSNGIYGSCVYPSTYETTETTCDGLDNDCDGLTDDADPDLSCACLVNDVQNCPLQQGVCAGAQQTCDANGNWSSCAYGTDYQTTETACDGKDNDCDGVTDGTVDNGTLSRTCPNQDGVCAGTRETCTGANTWSGCDYATQVNEYEQPEVSCDGLDNDCDKTIDGLAVSAACPQGGLCEYGFCQGASCQMANRSSGSSCGVGCQCGSNGVALETGCVDGVDNDNDGLTDCYDPNCAFEFDCQLRCGDARCSAPMECNKCQECARSDLCSNVTCGDGYCDLFGGECGVCTADCGSGGTSVCGNVTCALGQCRPDDGMCTAGCSSCASSAACQPSNSCTDGVCNVVSDECDRCSQLTQDCPLFVPRPAVCQAPNCYDGVCAAEIGECRICKDTGQDCQNHPYCSGTNCGDGICNVALGECTFCNTVGDDCVVPMSSNLVGACVGAKDSPANCAAKVDGDGDGLAGCEDPDCEGATCGTSCGCSNGRCETLQGDACP comes from the coding sequence ATGCGGCGGCTGCTCTCGATCGTCTTCCTCGCGTCGCTCCTCTCCTCCGCCGGCTGCCTCTTCTCGGGCACCGAGGACTTCGCCTGCAGCAGCAGCGACACGGCCTGCCCCAACGGCCAGATCTGCGACGTGACCCTCGGGCGCTGCGTCCCCGCGGGGGGCAGCGACGGCGGGGGCTGCGTCCCGACCGCCGGGGACTGCAACGGCGAGGACGACGACTGTGACGGCGCGACCGACGAGGCCGACGAGCTCACCGGGGCCCCGGAGTGCAGCCGCACCCAGGGCGTCTGCTCCGGCGCGGTGAAGCGCTGCGAGGCGGGGGGCTGGGTGGACTGCGACGCGGCGGGCTACGAGCCCTTCGAGACCCTCTGCGACGGAGAGGACAACGACTGCGACGGCTCGATCGATCTCGGTCCCGGCGGGGCGCCGCTGCGGCAGGCCTGCGGTACGACCGGCGGGGTCTGCAAGACCGGCACCGAGGAGTGCCTCGGGGGGCTCTGGGGCGCGTGCAGCGGCGTCGAGCCGAGCGACGAGCTCTGCGACGGCCTCGACAACGACTGCGACGGCCAGACCGACGTGGGCGTCGATCCGATCGGCTGCTTCTTCAACCTGGGCGTCTGCGCCGGGGCGCAGGTCGCCTGCAACCAGGGCGTGTTCGGCTCGTGCATGGAGGCCTACGGCGTCGACTACCAGCCGGTCGAGACCCTCTGCGACGGGAAGGACAACGACTGCGACGGCCTCACCGACGAGGACGCCGACGGCAACCCCCTCACCCGCCTCTGCGCCAACCAGAAGGGGGTCTGCGCCGGCTCGATCACGGCCTGCTCCGGCGGGGGCTATCCGACCTGCGACGCCAGCAACTTCACCGCGAACAGCAGCGACTACGATGCCACCGGCGACGCCACCTGCGACGGGCTGAACAACGACTGCGACGATCTGACCGACGAGGACTACGTGCCCACCACCGGCTGCCACGCCCTGGGCACCGACGGGGTCTGCGCCGACGCCGTGAGCGTCTGCGCGGGCGGCGTCGTGACCTGCCCCGACCCCCTCAACTTCGAGGCGGACGAGACCTCCTGCGACGGGCTGAACAACGACTGCGACACCGAGACGGATGAGAACTGCGGCTGCACCGTCGGCGACCCGGACCAGGCCTGCGGCAGCGACGAGGGCGAGTGCGTCGCCGGGACCCAGGCCTGCGTGGCCGGGACCTGGGGGACCTGCAGCGGGACCGGGCCGGCGGCGGAGGCTTGCGACGGCCTCGACAACGACTGCGACACCCTCACCGACGAGACCTTCGAGATCGGCAATCCGTGCACGGTCGGGGTGGGCGCCTGCGCCAACACCGGCGTCTGGCAGTGCGTGGCGGGGGACCCCACCGCCCGGGAGTGCACGGCCGTGGAGGGCACCGGCTCCAGCGAGACCTGCGACGGCACCGACGAGGACTGCGACGGCGCGACCGACGAGGACCAGAATGGTGACGCGCTGGTGACCGCCTGTCCGTACCCCGACGGGGTCTGCGCCGGCAGCACCACCACCTGCGCCGGCGGCGCCTTCCCCGACTGCATCTACCCGGGGACCTACCAGACCGTCGAGCAGACCTGCGACGGCCTCGACAACGACTGCGACGGGCTGACCGACACCCAGGACGCGCTCGTCGAGCCCTGCGACAACCAGAACGGGGTCTGCCTGGGCAGCACCAAGGCCTGCGGCGGCGCCGGCGGGTGGCTCACCTGCGGCGAGAGCCGCTTCTCGGCCAACAGCAGCGACTACGAGCACGTCAGCGAGCTCTCCTGCGACGGCCTCGACAACGACTGCGACGGCCTCACCGACGAGAAGTCGGACAGCACGCCGCTGACCCAGGCCTGCGCCCAGACCCAGGGGGTCTGCGCGGCGGCCTACCGGCAGTGCAGCAACGGTATCTATGGCAGCTGTGTCTACCCCTCGACCTACGAGACCACCGAGACCACCTGCGACGGCCTCGACAACGACTGCGACGGGCTGACCGACGACGCCGACCCCGATCTGAGCTGCGCCTGCCTGGTGAACGACGTCCAGAACTGCCCCCTTCAGCAGGGGGTCTGCGCCGGCGCCCAGCAGACCTGCGACGCCAACGGCAACTGGTCGAGCTGCGCCTACGGCACCGACTACCAGACCACCGAGACGGCCTGCGACGGCAAGGACAACGACTGCGACGGCGTCACCGACGGCACGGTCGACAACGGCACCCTCAGCCGGACCTGCCCCAACCAGGACGGGGTCTGCGCCGGCACCCGCGAGACCTGCACCGGGGCGAACACCTGGTCGGGCTGCGACTACGCCACCCAGGTGAACGAGTACGAGCAGCCCGAGGTCTCCTGCGACGGGCTGGACAACGACTGCGACAAGACCATCGACGGCCTCGCCGTCAGCGCCGCCTGCCCCCAGGGGGGGCTCTGCGAGTACGGCTTCTGCCAGGGGGCGAGCTGCCAGATGGCGAACCGCTCCTCGGGCAGCAGCTGCGGCGTGGGCTGCCAGTGCGGCTCCAACGGGGTGGCCCTCGAGACCGGCTGTGTCGATGGCGTCGACAACGACAACGACGGCCTGACCGACTGCTACGATCCGAACTGCGCCTTCGAGTTCGACTGCCAGCTCCGCTGCGGTGACGCCCGCTGCAGCGCTCCGATGGAGTGCAACAAGTGCCAGGAGTGTGCGCGCAGCGACCTCTGCTCCAACGTGACCTGTGGGGACGGCTACTGCGACCTCTTCGGCGGCGAGTGCGGGGTCTGCACGGCCGACTGCGGCTCCGGCGGCACCAGCGTCTGTGGGAACGTCACCTGCGCCCTGGGGCAGTGCCGGCCGGACGACGGCATGTGCACGGCCGGCTGCTCGAGCTGCGCCTCGTCCGCGGCCTGCCAGCCCTCGAACAGCTGCACCGACGGGGTCTGCAACGTGGTCTCGGACGAGTGCGATCGCTGCTCGCAGCTCACGCAGGACTGCCCGCTCTTCGTCCCCCGTCCGGCGGTCTGCCAGGCGCCGAACTGCTACGACGGCGTCTGCGCCGCCGAGATCGGCGAGTGCCGGATCTGCAAGGATACAGGCCAGGACTGCCAGAACCACCCCTACTGCAGCGGGACCAACTGCGGTGACGGGATCTGCAACGTCGCACTGGGAGAGTGCACCTTCTGCAACACCGTCGGGGACGACTGCGTCGTTCCGATGTCGAGCAACCTGGTGGGCGCCTGCGTGGGGGCGAAGGACTCCCCCGCGAACTGCGCCGCCAAGGTCGACGGGGACGGCGACGGCCTCGCCGGCTGCGAGGATCCCGACTGCGAGGGCGCGACCTGCGGCACGAGCTGCGGCTGCAGCAACGGCCGCTGCGAGACCCTCCAGGGCGACGCCTGTCCCTGA
- a CDS encoding GyrI-like domain-containing protein, whose product MRLLASVLLVGLLLLPGCPKKAKPDEEPTATGLKVKVVEEEGWVAVARPVEDDASVEAGLGMALREAVELKLAPDGNPLVVYEGEGHRVIAFPVAGPARLERPWFMRNVEGGQYASAEVEGGLMAAAARNEDFLYEIRARGLMIIGPVYHRILDDPRVTAPEEMRVQLLAPISPVPPDEE is encoded by the coding sequence ATGAGACTGCTCGCTTCCGTCCTGCTCGTGGGCCTGCTCCTCTTGCCCGGCTGCCCGAAGAAGGCGAAGCCCGACGAGGAGCCCACGGCCACCGGCCTGAAGGTGAAGGTCGTCGAGGAGGAGGGCTGGGTCGCGGTCGCCCGCCCGGTCGAGGACGATGCCTCGGTGGAGGCGGGCCTGGGCATGGCCCTGCGCGAGGCCGTGGAGCTCAAGCTGGCCCCCGACGGCAACCCCCTGGTGGTCTACGAGGGGGAGGGCCACCGGGTGATCGCCTTCCCGGTCGCCGGCCCGGCCCGGCTGGAGCGGCCCTGGTTCATGCGCAACGTCGAGGGGGGGCAGTACGCCTCCGCCGAGGTCGAGGGGGGGCTGATGGCCGCCGCGGCCCGCAACGAGGACTTCCTCTACGAGATCCGGGCCAGGGGCCTGATGATCATCGGCCCGGTCTACCACCGCATCCTGGACGACCCCCGGGTGACGGCGCCCGAGGAGATGCGGGTGCAGCTGCTGGCGCCGATCTCGCCGGTGCCGCCGGACGAGGAGTAG